In Sporosarcina sp. PTS2304, a genomic segment contains:
- a CDS encoding AAA family ATPase, whose product MAITIVVGNFKGGVGKTKVSVMASWELAFDRNKKVLLVDMDPQGNASTLIARSTGVTEINTSIFEGFQNGSLKECIVKMTDNLHVIPAQVSFKNFPKFLYANIKEEIDQVSYLKKLLDPIRDDYDYIFIDVPPTISDFSDNAMMAADYVLIILQAQELSLEGAETYIKYLQFMADNYDADIQVAGVLPVLLRPGGRVDISTLERAREMFGSDNVMDSVIKHLERLKAWDVTGITNNDMHDRKAHQVFLDVIDELEAKLAQFEEAGKYE is encoded by the coding sequence ATGGCAATTACAATCGTGGTAGGGAATTTTAAAGGTGGCGTTGGAAAAACGAAAGTCTCGGTCATGGCAAGTTGGGAGTTAGCTTTTGACCGCAATAAAAAGGTGCTGCTTGTCGATATGGATCCACAAGGCAATGCCAGTACATTAATTGCGCGTTCCACAGGGGTCACTGAAATCAATACTAGTATTTTCGAAGGTTTTCAAAACGGCTCATTAAAGGAATGTATCGTCAAAATGACAGACAATCTGCATGTGATTCCTGCACAAGTGTCCTTTAAAAATTTTCCGAAATTCTTATATGCCAATATAAAAGAAGAAATTGATCAGGTGTCTTATTTAAAGAAGCTTCTGGATCCAATTCGTGACGACTATGACTACATATTCATTGATGTTCCACCGACAATCAGTGACTTCTCTGATAACGCGATGATGGCTGCTGATTATGTATTAATCATCCTGCAAGCGCAAGAGCTATCATTGGAAGGCGCTGAAACATATATCAAGTATCTGCAATTCATGGCAGATAACTATGACGCAGATATTCAAGTTGCCGGTGTTCTTCCTGTTCTGCTTCGTCCAGGTGGGCGTGTCGATATTTCTACGCTCGAACGTGCAAGAGAGATGTTCGGCAGTGATAACGTCATGGACAGTGTCATCAAGCACTTAGAACGGCTTAAAGCGTGGGACGTCACAGGAATTACGAATAATGATATGCATGACCGCAAAGCCCACCAGGTTTTCTTAGATGTCATTGACGAGTTGGAAGCGAAACTGGCCCAATTCGAGGAGGCTGGTAAGTATGAGTAA